The segment CTCACCCGGTCCTCCTCGCGGAGGCGCTCGACGGCGGTGACGGCGTCGTCGACGGTCACGTCGTCGATGGTCACGTCGTCGGTGGCGCTCACGTCGCAGGCGTAGGTGCGCTTGTCGTACCGGAGGACGGCGTAGCCCCGGGTTGCGAGGCCGTGGGCGAGGTCGCGGAAGATCTTGTTCGGGCCGGCGGTCACGTCGCGGTCGTTCGGGCCAGTGCCGTGGACGAGGACGACGCCCGGCACGGGGCCGTCACCGGTGGGCATCGAGAACGTCGCGCCGAGGTCACAGGCGGGCGACGGGAGGGTCAGTTCGGCCTCCTCGAATGCGGACTCGTCGACGTACTCCGGCGGGCTGTACTCGCCCTGTGGCGGCCGGATCAACAGCCCGACCGGCTCGCCGCTCGCGTCGAACGTCCACCGGAAGGTCAGGACGCCCCCTTCGAACGTGGCCTCGACCACGACGAGGTGTGTCCCGTCGTCGTTCGCGGTGTGGGTGGCGTTCGCGATGGCCCGGAACGGGCCGCGGTCGCCGGTCGTCTGCCGCCAGGCACCCTCGAGACGCTCGGGCGTGAGCACCTCGGCGGCCTCGTCGGTGAAGGCGTCGGAGACGCGCTCGTACTCGCCGTCGGCGAGCGCGACGGTCAGCTCGCGGGCCTCGGTCCGGAGGACCTCCGGGTCGACCATCTCCTCGGCCGTCGTCTCCCGGGTCGTCGGTTCCTCTGTCGCCGTCGGGGTGTGGGTGGCGGTCGGCGTCCCCGTCGGCGTACTGGTCGGTGTCTCGCTCGCGGTACCGTCGTCGCTCGAACAGCCGGAGAGGGCGGTCGCCGCCGTGGCCGACAGCGCGGCCAGCAGGCGACGGCGGGTGGGCGCGTCCATGCTTCCGACTTCTCCGGTGCGAACAAAAGTCTGTGGCGAAGGGATCTTCGAGAGGAAATCTGACAGTTAGTCGTCGGAGCTCGCGCGCTCGACGATGCGGTCGGCCATCGCGCTCGCGTCGTGCGTTCCCACGGGCGGCCGGTTCACCTCTGCGGCCTCGCTCTCCGCGAGGTCCGGAACCTCGACGCTGCGTTCGCGGTCGCTACCCTCGCGGGCGTCCTGGTCGATGCGCATCGAGCAGAACTCCGCGCCGCACATCGAGCAGAAGCGGGCGTCCTTGTAGTTGTCACCCGGCAGGGTCTGGTCGTGGAATTCCCGAGCGCGCTCGGGGTCGAGCGCGAGGTCGAACTGCTCGCGCCAGTCGAACTCGTACCGCGCCGACGAGAGCGCGTCGTCCCAGTCGCGCGCGCCGGGGCGGTCGTTCGCGACGTCGGCCGAGTGGGCGGCGATTCGGTACGCCGCCAGCCCGTCTTTGACGTCCTGCTCCTCGGGCAGCCCGAGGTGTTCCTTCGGCGTGACGTAGCAGAGCATCGCCGCACCCGCCTCGGCGGCCATCGCCGCCCCGATGGCGCTCGTGATGTGGTCGTAGCCCGGCGCGATGTCGGTGACGAGCGGCCCGAGCACGTAGAACGGCGCGCCGTCGCAGACCGCCTGCTGGCGCTCGACGTTCTCGGCGACCCTGTGCATCGGGACGTGCCCGGGACCCTCTACCATCACCTGCACGTCGTGGTCCCACGCGACCCGCGTCAGCTCGCCGAGCGTGTCGAGCTCGGCGTACTGCGCCTCGTCGCATGCGTCGGCGACCGAGCCGGGACGGAGGCTGTCCCCGAGGCTGAACGTCACGTCGTGCTCGGCGAATATCTCGCAGATGTCCTCGAAGTGGGTGAACAGCGGGTTCTGCTCGCCGTTGGCCTCCATCCACGACGCCATGATGGAGCCGCCGCGGGAGACGATGCCCGTGACGCGCCCGTCGGTCAGGGGCAGGTGCTCGGCGAGGATGCCCGCGTGGATGGTCATGTAGTCGACGCCCTGCTTCGCCTGCTTCTCGACGACCGAGAGCAGGATGTCGGGCGTGATGTCCTCGGGCGAGCCCGCCTGCTTCAGCGCCTCGTACAGCGGCACGGTCCCGATGGGAACCGGCGAGCGCTCGACGTTGTCCTCGCGGATGCGGTCCAGGTCCTCCCCGGTCGAGAGGTCCATCACCGTGTCCGCGCCGTGGCTCACCGCGACGTGGAGCTTCCGGCGCTCCTCCTCGATGCTGCTCGTGGTGTCGCTGTTGCCGATGTTCGCGTTCACCTTCGTCGAGAACTCCCGGCCGATGATCATCGGGTCGAGGCTCTCGTGGTGGACGTTCGCCGGAATCACGGCCTGCCCCTCGGCGACCTGCTGGCGCACGAACGCCGGCTCGACGCCCTCGCGCTCGGCGACGCGCTGCATCGCTGGGGTGACGACTCCGTTCCTGGCTTCGCGTATCTGCGTCATCGACTACTAGGTAATACTACTAGGTTATAACCCTGCTGTTCGACAGCGTTTTCGCCCGGCATTGTGGAGCAGACGTATGGACACGTCGACGTACGAACTCCGCGAGGAACCCCCCACACCCGAGCGGTTCGTCGAGCTCCGGGACGCGGCCGGCATGGCCCACCGGACCGTCGAGGCCGCCCGCGAAGGGGTGCCGAACAGCCACTACGCGGTCACCGTCGTCGCACGCGAGGACGGCGACGCGACCGTCGTCGGCATGGGTCGAATCGTCGGCGACGGCGGCACCGTCTTCCAGCTCACCGACATCGTCGTCCATCCGGACCATCAGGGACAGGGCCTCGGCACCGAGATTACCGACGCGCTCGTCACCCACCTCCGCGAGACCGCGCCCGAATCGGCCTACGTGAACCTCATGGCCGACGTCGAGGGGTTCTACGAGCACTGGGGGTTCGAACCCACCGCGCCCGACTCGCGCGGGATGTTCATCCGCATCGGCGAGGAGTGAGCCGGCGACTGGTTGCGAATGATGTACATTTCCGCCCCGGAGCGGAGCGAGGAGCGGTCACGAGACGCTCGCGTCCCGTGAGCCCACCGGAGATCTTCGATTTCCGGGGACGCAATCGGCTGGGGGGCACGAGGTGCGGGGCGGGACTGAAAGGGGCTTTCTGGCTGGTAGACTCGACAATCTCGGCTACCAGACCTGCGAACGAAAGAACAGGGAGAGCGCTACTCGTACTCGATGGTCGCGGGCGGCTTGTGGGTCACGTCGTACACCACACGGGAGACGTTGTCGTGGCCGGCGGTGATGCGGGACTGGATGCGCTGGAGGGTGTCCCAGTCGACCTCCTGGGCGCGGGCGGTCATGCCGTCGCGGGATTCGACGGAGCGGACGGCGACGACCCAGCCGTGGACGCGGTTGTCCCCCTTGACGCCGGTCGCCTTGCCGAGGACGGCCGCGAGCGCCTGCCAGGGCTCGTGCTCCGCCAGCTCCTCCTCGACGACGTGGTTCGCCATGCGGGCGACGTCGAGCTTCTCCTCGGTGACCTCGCCGATGATGCGCACCGCGAGCCCGGGGCCGGGGAACGGCATGCGTTCGGCGACGAGCTCGTCGAGGTCGAGGGCGTGGGCGACCTCGCGCACCTCGTCTTTGTAGAGGTCCCGCATCGGCTCGACGATGCCCTCGAAGTCGACGACATCCGGGAGCCCGCCGACGTTGTGGTGGGACTTGATGGTGCCCTCGCTCTCGATACGGTCGGGGTAGATGGTGCCCTGCACCAGGTAGTCGGCGTCGACCTCGTTGGCGACCGTCTCGAACTCCCTGATGAACCCCTCGCCGATGACGTGGCGCTTCTCCTCGGGGTCCGTGACGCCGGCCAGCGCGTCGAGGAACCGCTCGCGGGCGTCGACGATGCGGAGCGACTCCATGTAGTCGAACGTCTCGCGGATCTCCTCGGTCTCGCCCTTGCGCATCAGGCCGGTGTCGACGTAGACCGGGGTCAGCTGGTCGCCGATGGCCTCGTAGGCGAGCGCGGCCGCGGTCGAGGAGTCGACACCGCCCGACAGCGCGATGACGGCGTTCGCGTCGCCGACCGCCTCGGATATCTCGGCGACCTTCTCGTCGATGAACTCGTTCACGTTCACCATCAGGCGGTCACCTCCTTGTCGAGGCCGTTGTCCGCACCCTCGACGCCGGCCAGTTCCATAACGGCCTCCAGCAGGCCGACGAACGGCGGGGACGCCCGGCCGGGCCGGGAGCGGAACTCGGGGTGGAACTGCGTCCCGAGGAAGTACGGGTGGTCCTCGTACTCCAGGATCTCCATCCGGTTGCCCGCGCGGCCGGAGAACACCAGCGGCGTCTCCGCGAAGTCCTCGAAGTACTCGGGGTTGACCTCGTAGCGGTGGCGGTGGCGCTCCGTGCAGGCCGTCGCGTCGTACACCGCCTCGGCGAGCGTGCCGGGGGTGATGTCGGTCTGGTGTGCGCCCAGCCGCATCGTCCCACCCATGTCCGAGACCTCGTACTGCTCGGGCAGGATGTCGATGACCGGGTTCGTCGTGTCCGGGTCCATCTCGGCGCTGTGGGCGTCCTCGTAGCCGAGCACGTCGCGGGCGACCTCGACGACGGCCATCTGGAAGCCGAGACAGAGGCCGAGGAACGGCACGCCGTGCTCACGGGCGTACTGGATGGCGTGGATCTTCCCCTCGGTGCCACGGGAGCCGAAGCCGCCGGGGACGACGATGCCGTCGGCGGATTCGAGCCGTTCGCGGTGGACTCCATCCGAGTCGGCGTTGACCATCTCGTCGGAGTCCACCCAGACGACGTTCACGTCGACGCCCTTCGCGAGCCCGGCGTGTTTCAGCGACTCGTTGACGCTCATGTAGGCGTCCTCGAGGTCGTACTTCCCGACGAGCGCGATGTCGACCTCGCCCTCGCGCTCGCGGGTGACGAGCTTGCGCCAGGTGTTGTCGCGCTCGTCCTCGGGCAGCGCCTTCGCGTCGAGGTTGAGCCGGTCCATGACGTAGGCGTCGAGGCCCTCTTCCTCGACCATCAGCGGGACGTGGTAGATGTCCTCGACGTCCGGGTTCGAGAACACGGCGTCGGTCGGCACGTCACAGAACAGCGCGATCTTCTCCTTCGTCTCGGGTTCGAGGTGGTCGTCGCAGCGACCGACCAGCACGTCGGGCTGGAGACCGATGCTGCGCAACTCCTTCACCGAGTGCTGGGTGGGCTTGGTCTTCTGCTCGCCGTTCTTCGAGTACGGCACCAGCGTGACGTGGGTGAGCAGGAAGTCCTCCTCGTCCTCCTCGTGGGCGAACTGCCGCAGCGCCTCCAGGTACGGCATGCCCTCGATGTCGCCGACGGTGCCCCCGACCTCGACGATGCAGACGTCCGTGCCCTCGGCCGCCTCGCGCACCCGGCGCTTGATGTCGTCCGTGATGTGCGGGATGATCTGGACCGTCTTGCCCAGGTAGTCGCCCGCGCGCTCCTTCTCGATGACGTGCTTGTACGTCTTGCCCGTCGTGACGTTGTGGTCGAACGTCATGTCCTCGTCGAGGAACCGCTCGTAGTTCCCCAGGTCGAGGTCGACCTCGCCGCCGTCTTTGAGGACGTACACCTCCCCGTGCTGGTAGGGGTTCATCGTCCCGGCGTCGACGTTGAGGTACGGGTCGATCTTGACCGCCGTCACGTCGAACCCGGCGTTCTTCAGTAGTCTGCCTGTGCTCGCGGCCGTGATACCCTTGCCCAGCCCGGACATCACGCCGCCTGTAACGAAGATGAATTTGTTCCCGAGTGTGGGGTCGTACCCCGTTTCGGAATCGGTCGGCATACCGATGGTGCGCGGGGCCGGATGAAAACGATTTCGGAGGGCGGCCAGCCTTGCGAGGGAGTGTCGTTGCGACGGTATGTCACGTCGCCGTCAGCCTTTCCCGTGCCGCGACGGAACCGACGGGCAATGACGGGTTCGCCCACCGTTCGAGAGGCCACGACCGACGACGCCCGCGCAGTCCAGCGCGTCGCCGACGCCGCCTGTCACGCCGTCTACGACGACATCCTCGGTCCCGAGGAAGTGGACGAGGTCGTCGCGAGCTGGTACGATCCGGAACGACTCGTCCACGACGACGTCGAGCCCGACGAGCGCCCGTTCTTCGTCACCGCAGTCGACGACGACGTCGTCGGGTACGTCGAGGGAGTTCCGGACGACGAGGACGATGTGGCCGACCTCTACCGTATCTACGTCCACCCGGACCACTGGGGTGCGGGGCTCGGCCGGGCACTGCTGGACCGACTGGAACGGGCGTTCCGTGACCGCGGCTTCGAGCGGCTCCGCGTCTCGGTGTTCGCCGAGAACGACGTCGGCGTCCGGTTCTACGAGTCGGTCGGTTTCGACGACCGTCGGACGACCACCGACGAGCGGTTCGGAACCGAACGATACGTGTACGAGAAGCGACTCGACTGAGCGTCCAGCGCGTCCGATACGTCATGGCCGGCCAGGACCATCCGTTCGACCCGACGCACACCCTCGTCATCACGACGAGTGGCGACGCAACCGCCGAGGCGAGTGCGACGGCGGCCGCGGTCGGGGCGGTGCTGGACCACGCCGACGCCGTCACGCTGCATCTCGACCCCGGGGCGCTCGCGTCGGACCACCCCGAACTCGCCGAACAGCTCCGGGCCGCGACCGAGCAGGTCGACGATGGCGTCCTCCGTGCGCCCGTCGACCGCGTCCGCGAACCCCTCGCCGCCCTCCTCAACCTGACCGACGTCCACCGGTTCGTCACGCTCGAACGGCTGGACGCGTCCCGGGACGGACGGCAGCTCCTGCACTACGTTCCGGACCACACGACGTTCACGGTGGACGCCACGGCGGCGGAGGGCGTCGTCGACTCCGTCTCGTGTGCCGTCGCCGACGAGCACGCAGGGCTGCTCCCGGCCGGGACGCTCGCGGCCTGGGACGCGGACGGCACCCACTACGAACTCACGCCGCCGTCGCTCTGTGTCGACGGCTCGACCTGCTTCGGTCTCGGCGCGCTCGACGGGATCGCGTTCGACGACGGGGGCCGCGCCATCCGGCTGACGTGGGCCACCGGTGACGGGCTGCTCGCGACCGTCGGTACACTCCTGGGCCCGAACCGGCCCGAGCGGTTCGAGTTCGACTCGCCGAACCGGTACGCGGACGTCGCAGGAGCGTTCGAGACCGTCGCTGACGCGCTCGGGCTGGAGCTGGAGAAGACGGGACGGCGGTGACCGAGAGCCGCACTCAGTCGCTGGAGTCGGCGATACCGCCACCGACCGAAGCGTCCTCGCTCGCGTGCGGGAGCGGCTCGCTCTCCCAGTACTCGTGGGTCTCGTCGACCCGGAAGCAGGCCGCCTCGTGCCGCTTGCCGGTGTCGTAGTCCGGTGGCAGCTCCTGCGTGCACGCGTCACGAGCGTGCGGGCACCGGGTGTGGAACCGGCAGCCCGGCGGCGGGTTCCGCGGCGAGGGCACGTCGCCCTCCAGGGTCCCGCCCCGGCGGCCGTACTCGTCGGTCGATGCCCGCGGGACGCTGTCCAGCAGTGCCTGCGTGTAGGGGTGCTGGGGGTTCTCGAAGATCTGGTCGACCGGCCCCGTCTCGACGATCTTCCCGAGGTACATCACCGCCACGCGGTCGGAGATGTGCCGGACGACGCTCAGGTCGTGGGCGACGAACAGGTACGTCAGCCCGAACTCCTCCTGCAGGTCCTCCAGCAGGTTGAGCACCTGCGCCTGCACGCTCACGTCGAGCGCCGACACCGGCTCGTCGAGCACGATGAACTCGGGGTCGAGCGCGAGCGCCCGGGCGATGCCGATGCGCTGGCGCTGTCCGCCGGAGAACTCGTGCGGATAGCGGTCGACGTGTCGCGCCGACAGTCCCACGCGTTCGAGCAGCTCCTTCGCCCGCTCGTTGCGCTCGTCGCTGCCGGCCAGCCCGTGGATGCGCAGGCCCTCGGTGACGATCTCACCGACGGTCATACGCGGGTCCAGGCTGGAGAACGGGTCCTGGAAGACGATCTGGGCGTCCTGCCGGAACTCCTTCCGCTCCGCTGCGGTCATCCTGAACACGTCCCTGCCGTCGAAGCGGACCGAGCCGCCGGTCGCCTCGCGCAGGCCAAGCAACGTCTCGCTGGTCGTCGACTTGCCACAGCCGGACTCGCCGACGAGTCCGAGCGTCTCCCCCTGCTGCACCTCGAAGGAGACGCCGTCGACCGCACG is part of the Haloarchaeobius litoreus genome and harbors:
- the thiC gene encoding phosphomethylpyrimidine synthase ThiC is translated as MTQIREARNGVVTPAMQRVAEREGVEPAFVRQQVAEGQAVIPANVHHESLDPMIIGREFSTKVNANIGNSDTTSSIEEERRKLHVAVSHGADTVMDLSTGEDLDRIREDNVERSPVPIGTVPLYEALKQAGSPEDITPDILLSVVEKQAKQGVDYMTIHAGILAEHLPLTDGRVTGIVSRGGSIMASWMEANGEQNPLFTHFEDICEIFAEHDVTFSLGDSLRPGSVADACDEAQYAELDTLGELTRVAWDHDVQVMVEGPGHVPMHRVAENVERQQAVCDGAPFYVLGPLVTDIAPGYDHITSAIGAAMAAEAGAAMLCYVTPKEHLGLPEEQDVKDGLAAYRIAAHSADVANDRPGARDWDDALSSARYEFDWREQFDLALDPERAREFHDQTLPGDNYKDARFCSMCGAEFCSMRIDQDAREGSDRERSVEVPDLAESEAAEVNRPPVGTHDASAMADRIVERASSDD
- a CDS encoding GNAT family N-acetyltransferase, encoding MDTSTYELREEPPTPERFVELRDAAGMAHRTVEAAREGVPNSHYAVTVVAREDGDATVVGMGRIVGDGGTVFQLTDIVVHPDHQGQGLGTEITDALVTHLRETAPESAYVNLMADVEGFYEHWGFEPTAPDSRGMFIRIGEE
- a CDS encoding alpha/beta hydrolase, with product MDAPTRRRLLAALSATAATALSGCSSDDGTASETPTSTPTGTPTATHTPTATEEPTTRETTAEEMVDPEVLRTEARELTVALADGEYERVSDAFTDEAAEVLTPERLEGAWRQTTGDRGPFRAIANATHTANDDGTHLVVVEATFEGGVLTFRWTFDASGEPVGLLIRPPQGEYSPPEYVDESAFEEAELTLPSPACDLGATFSMPTGDGPVPGVVLVHGTGPNDRDVTAGPNKIFRDLAHGLATRGYAVLRYDKRTYACDVSATDDVTIDDVTVDDAVTAVERLREEDRVSSVHVAGHSQGGLAAPRIAQRADADGMALLAAPAGNLWELIPMQNRHMLGLDGEISDAEQRRLDEIAAEAERITNGDFSEDEDILGFDGSFWASLRAYDQTAVAADLDIPAIVQQGGRDFQVPPSDIEDWEAAIGDDRGTYHSYPSLDHLLFSGSGTSSPAKYYEPNNVDVDVVADLDAWLAAR
- a CDS encoding GNAT family N-acetyltransferase, whose product is MTGSPTVREATTDDARAVQRVADAACHAVYDDILGPEEVDEVVASWYDPERLVHDDVEPDERPFFVTAVDDDVVGYVEGVPDDEDDVADLYRIYVHPDHWGAGLGRALLDRLERAFRDRGFERLRVSVFAENDVGVRFYESVGFDDRRTTTDERFGTERYVYEKRLD
- the guaA gene encoding glutamine-hydrolyzing GMP synthase translates to MVNVNEFIDEKVAEISEAVGDANAVIALSGGVDSSTAAALAYEAIGDQLTPVYVDTGLMRKGETEEIRETFDYMESLRIVDARERFLDALAGVTDPEEKRHVIGEGFIREFETVANEVDADYLVQGTIYPDRIESEGTIKSHHNVGGLPDVVDFEGIVEPMRDLYKDEVREVAHALDLDELVAERMPFPGPGLAVRIIGEVTEEKLDVARMANHVVEEELAEHEPWQALAAVLGKATGVKGDNRVHGWVVAVRSVESRDGMTARAQEVDWDTLQRIQSRITAGHDNVSRVVYDVTHKPPATIEYE
- a CDS encoding ABC transporter ATP-binding protein, which produces MSSEGFDETTGGPILQVEDLEKYYYENDTLFDRVLGREPTAVRAVDGVSFEVQQGETLGLVGESGCGKSTTSETLLGLREATGGSVRFDGRDVFRMTAAERKEFRQDAQIVFQDPFSSLDPRMTVGEIVTEGLRIHGLAGSDERNERAKELLERVGLSARHVDRYPHEFSGGQRQRIGIARALALDPEFIVLDEPVSALDVSVQAQVLNLLEDLQEEFGLTYLFVAHDLSVVRHISDRVAVMYLGKIVETGPVDQIFENPQHPYTQALLDSVPRASTDEYGRRGGTLEGDVPSPRNPPPGCRFHTRCPHARDACTQELPPDYDTGKRHEAACFRVDETHEYWESEPLPHASEDASVGGGIADSSD
- a CDS encoding CTP synthase, producing MPTDSETGYDPTLGNKFIFVTGGVMSGLGKGITAASTGRLLKNAGFDVTAVKIDPYLNVDAGTMNPYQHGEVYVLKDGGEVDLDLGNYERFLDEDMTFDHNVTTGKTYKHVIEKERAGDYLGKTVQIIPHITDDIKRRVREAAEGTDVCIVEVGGTVGDIEGMPYLEALRQFAHEEDEEDFLLTHVTLVPYSKNGEQKTKPTQHSVKELRSIGLQPDVLVGRCDDHLEPETKEKIALFCDVPTDAVFSNPDVEDIYHVPLMVEEEGLDAYVMDRLNLDAKALPEDERDNTWRKLVTREREGEVDIALVGKYDLEDAYMSVNESLKHAGLAKGVDVNVVWVDSDEMVNADSDGVHRERLESADGIVVPGGFGSRGTEGKIHAIQYAREHGVPFLGLCLGFQMAVVEVARDVLGYEDAHSAEMDPDTTNPVIDILPEQYEVSDMGGTMRLGAHQTDITPGTLAEAVYDATACTERHRHRYEVNPEYFEDFAETPLVFSGRAGNRMEILEYEDHPYFLGTQFHPEFRSRPGRASPPFVGLLEAVMELAGVEGADNGLDKEVTA